CCAAACTTGCTTCTTTCCCAGACCCTTAGCCATCACTGGGGCTGCTCCACCTCACAATGAATGCTATATACTTTCCCTGTAATATCAGGTCTTAAGATATGTGACCAGGGTATTTGGTGCTACCAAGCTGGGCATGGGGGCATGGGGGCTGTGAAGGGCCTTTGCTGGGCTCCAACCAAGGATGGCTTGTCTTCTGTGCTTCTTCTGGATGCAAACAAAAGGAGGAACTGCCAAGTAGACCCGATATAGTACTCCTTGTTAGAATCCCAGAAGAGGTGAATATCTTAAAGTAGGGGATTTGGCAAGATGGGAAGTGGGCCTGGCTGTGAGAATATGTCAAGGGAATTTGAAGTCAATGAAAGGACTTAAATTTTAGCAATCTGTTTTTCTCAGACATCTTTCTAGCTGGGCAGGGTggtacagacctgtaatcccagctacttgggaggtggaggcaggaggatcatgcatttgaggccaggctgggcaaagttagcaagacactgtctcaagaaccaaaaaaaataaaaagggctgggagtgtttaagtggtagagcacttgtctagcatgtataagaccctgggttctatccccacaactcaaaaccaaatcaaaaacTTTCTGCTGTGTGTGGGCAAAAACTCATTTGCAGCTTTGAGTCCCTGCTTGGAAGGCATCTGGCAGTAGGAGCTATGGAGATGACTAACAAAGTACTCCATCTCCAGTGCAAGCAGCCTAGCTGCAGTTCTTGGACTTGCTATCCATTTTGGATATCCAAAATGGATAGCAGGGGTTTGCTTTCACTTGAGAAGCTAGGCAGTAACTACACCAGGCTGTTTGCTGGCACTAGAAGCCTGTGAGGCTGAGTTGGTGATCCCATTATGGTCATTCCTGGCACCTTTCAGGGGACTAGAAAGGGTTCGACTTGGGGCATGTTTTCACCAAAACCGATAGTTGCTCCTGCCCTAGGTTGGGGGATAGAGCTTGCATCCCCTCTACCCCAAGCTCTGACCTCTTCTGTGATTAATGAGCTGACGATTCTGCATCGATAAGGAATTAACCTAGAGCCCCTACCCATCAATAGTCAGGAGCCCAGATTCCCAGCCCCAAACCCACTGGAATGCTCCAGGGTCAGAGTGGGCCAACCCTGCAGCTAAGTTGCTTTCCTCCATATTGCTGCTCAGAATTTACCACTTAACTGCCTCAGTTTACTCCCCTTGCCATCAGCCCCCATCCTCCCCAATATACACACAGGCAACAGCTGTTTATATTGGTTTAATCCATGTCAAATGTAGTTTACAAAGGGAAAGGACAAGTACCTTTGTATAGAATATACAGACACAGCATCACAGCATGGGGCCCACAGGAAGGGCAGAGACACAACACTTTCCCCTGGGAGCAGCAGCTCTACTCCCAGGAGTGGTTCTCAGCAGAAGAATGGGCAGCCAGGATCACCCTCAGCCAGCCCCAACCTTAGCTTAGGCTTCAGCTTGGGTTCCATTTCCTGCCCCATCCCCAACTCCTTATAAAGAGCCCCATGAGCTAAGACTAAGAAGAGGATCATGTCCCTTGGGGCATGTGCCCCATGTCTGGGAGAAGAAATATACACCACTGAACACTGAGCACATGGGAAAGGGAAGGGACGCCAtgggagaggcagaggcaagCACCCCAAGACATGGATGGGCCGAGCCCCCAGCCAGCCCTGAAGGGGGTACTGCTTCCAGGggttctttaaaaaagaaggaaatcatacAACCAAAGGGAAGGAGTGATGGGTGAAGGAGCTGTTCCATTTATACACAACATTGTAAACATACACAGTCTATATTACATGTGCTTCAGTCTGGTGTTtgcatgtctgtctgtccatctgtcagTATGGGGGTGGGATATCAGGAGCCTTGCCCCACTACTCCCTACCCCTacctccctgccccaccctggAAAGAGACCAGAATGGGTATGGTCCCTAAACTTGGTGGGAGCCAGTAGGTAGGGTTGCTCCCCTCTGGCTCCAGAGTcctgtatatgtgtttgtgtgtgtgtgtgtgtgtgtgtgtgtgtgtgtgtgttgtgtgcacatatgtacatggGGAACCTGTGTGCAAATATGTACAAGAGGAGAGGGTCACTGTCACAGAGGCTGGGGCAGGTGGGGTTGCTCAAGGCAAAGCCTGCCTGGATGGCTAGCTCACAAGTAGATCCTCCGCAGGTCTCCTGGTGCTGTGATAGTATTACACTGAGGACAGAGCTTCTTGGCACCCTGCAGGAAGAAAAAGGGCCTTAGTTAGACACAACATGCCACATGTTTGTGCCTGTGAGCACCCAGGCCTGCAGCCATGTCTCTGCACCATATATATGCTGGGACCTTAGTCCTGTCAGCCAGGCTGGGGATGCATGGGCAGCCTCTGAGCAGGCAGGCAAGCTCCTGTGTTGGGGGGACGCCAGGATCAAACCGCCTGGCCAGCCCCGCAGCGGGAGCCCCGGTAATGAGAACAAGGCTGGGTCCAGCTGTGGCTGCCGCAGCCCTAACGAGATTACACGCGGCCTTTGATCAGGACACAGAGCCCACGTCCGGGCCTTTTATTGCTGTCTCCGGGCGACATTTTAATGGCTGCTCCCAAGCGAAGAACAGGGGCAGGAGCAGAAGGAGCTTAgtaatgggaggggggaggggcagaggcaCTGGTTCTGCTTACCCACTACCAGCCTCCTCCTGACTTGGGGTCTCACCAATATATGTGATGCAGTGGACCTTCTGGGGGTAGTGGCAGGGGTAAGGGGGAATGCAGTGACCCACAGAGAGGAGAATTTAATAAACCTGTGTTGGTGGCAGCAGGGAGAATGTATTGAACTTGGGGCATAAATATGCTGGCAGTGACTATGTTCTGTGCTCCACTCTTTCTTGCTTCCCCCAAGCAGACACAAGCACAGACATGGACATCTGGGCAATGCCCAAAACAGCCAGCCACCCACTCCCCAGTCTCCATGCCACCTTACCAGGGTTCGCAGCCAGCACTCCTCGCAGTGCACGTGCCAACACTGGATTGACGTTAGGGGCATTGAGTATGAATCCTAGGGAAGAAGTGGGCAGAGGAGTCACTGAGGCAGGCCCACCCTCAGAGAGCCCAGAAACAGGGCAGACCCTCTCCAACCCTCCAGGGGGCACTAAAGCCTGACCAAGAGCACCCCTTGTTTTCCTCCTACTCACCATACAGATGAGGCATTTGTACCGGTCTCCCCGAGATAGCTGCCGTTCAAGCTCCCTGACCCGAGCCTTCAGGGCCTCAAATGTGGTTACAGCCGAATCTTCAGTGATTCTATAAGAGGCAGTGTTGGATAGCAGAGTGGCACCCCCAATGTGAACTTCCAGCCCACACTTACCTAATAATTCTAGAATCACATATACAAACCTCTCTGAGACATCCCCACCTGCTTCTGCCCCAATGTCCTACAACTGCAAACCCCATATTCTAGAACTACTCTTTCTGTTCCTTTACCTTCACCTGATAAATTTCTAAACCATATACGAGAACCATTCTCAATCACTCCGCCTCAGATACCCTTGATTTCCAAAATCTGTCACCTCTTTCCTAATCTCTGGTCCCTCTCTACTACTATCCACCCCTTACTACTAATCTGGTCCTCTTTGTTTCTTCTATGGATCACCCTACTAACCTAAACAAATAGCTTCTCATCTCTATCCCATTCTTCAGCACCTAGAAGAGCTcaaattctaaaaacaaaatcTGGTCATTTTTACTTCCAACACTTCAACATCTTTCTCAAGAGTAAAGGTCTACCAAATTCTTCCTTGATCTAGCCCTACCAGGTGCACCTGCCGGCACCCTGACACACAAAATATGCTCCATCCACACAAACTACTTTCATGCTCCCTTGGCCTTACTGCACTTTGCTTCTCTGGATTCTCCTACACCCCAGCTCCCTAGTTCTGTCTCATCATCCAGGCTCCTCCTAGAACTCTTTTTGTGACCCTTCCAGTCAGCACTACCACCTCTTAGGATACCCGGTACTGTACTCCATCCACCCCAGCAGTCTTAACTGCAAAGGTGTTTGTCTCAACATTAGACAGAGTTCCCTGAGGGAAGAATGCTCGCTCACCCAATATTTACTATGGACATAAGCTCCACTTTGGGCAAGTGAGCATgagtaaatatttgctaaatgaagaGCCAGTCCAACCTCCAATGAATGGGTGAGACATGAGGGGACTGGATGAGTCCCACACCATGCTAGATCCCTTTGCCATAGGCCTGTGTGATGCCCTGGTAGTCCTAAGCCTGTCCAAGCTCTGCACCACAAAGTCCCTACAACTTTTTCAAGATTGCCAGCACTGATCAACAAGGAGTAACTACGAGAATCTCAAGGAACTCCTTcacttgaaaaacaaatgaacagcaTCTAGGGACGCTCAAAGAAGGAAGATAAATGCTTTCTGGAAGAGCAGACATGATGATACTGGGGATGGATGGGccttagggaataatgataataCTACAAATAAAATTGCTAAAATTTATTAAGAACTTGCTAAATGCCAGCCATTTTACTGAGGGATTAAGTTATTATTTATATCTCACAGAAACCCTGTGAGAAGATTCTAATGTTCCCATTTTTTATATGAAGAAAACTAAAGCACAGAAAAATTAAGTAGCCTGCCCAAGATTCACCCAGATTTGGGGAGACGGGATTCCAATGTGGCAGACTGATTCCATGATCAACTGGTAACTGACTAACCATTACTCCATACCGACAGTGAGGTAAAGGATCTCCAGGCCAAGGGAACAGTAGAAACAAAGACCAAGAGTTCCAAAAGTCCAGTCATGCTGGAAGGCACTAAATAAAGAGACTTGTCTGACAGGACATTAGATGCCACACTCAGGAACTGAAGTTAATTTCATGGGCAATGGGAAGTTGTTGAGGATGCTAGAAGAGAGTTGTGACACAACAGCTAAGAGTTGAAAGACATATTCTATCAGGAAGCAGCGAGTGGACTGATGTAGATGTGAAGGCCTCAGGTGGAACCACAGTAAAGTGTGAGCATGGACAATATGGGGTGGTGGGTCTCCTATCAGCTTAAGGGATACAATCAGTTCAGAAAGTTTGAGCACTCATGGTGATCTGTCAGTGGTTAAAGGGAATATGGGGAGGATAAACATCTGTTTGAGTATTTTTGCTTTGAGACGGGGTCATGTTATATAGCAATCCAGGCTAGTCTTCAAATtgttatgtatcccaggctaggcttgatcctcctgccttagcctctggagtgtggggattacagatgtgtatcaacATGCCCAGCTGGTGGTAACATTTAATTTATAACAACAAACTTTACtcacttatctttttcttttgggtgCCAGAGCAATACAGAATGTGACTTCCTAATGGCTGCATCCCTGTATTGGGGATGCTTGCTCTTTGATCCACTACCCCATGGGTCCATAATTCTCTCTGTATTACCTCTCTAGAGATGCTGAGGAGGGCTCTACTTCCAGATCCTTCTGGTATTGCGAGATTCCCTGGAGTTTTACACTCAACCTTCTGGCTCTGGGACACCTTCACTACCTCCGCCCACCTCACAAGCACCCACACACCTGGCTTCTTCCTTGGCATTTCATTCAGTGCTGTATTGCCATCCTTATCTGGATTGCTGGTATATTCTCAACAAGGTTGGGAAAACTATGTTCCTTCTCCAAAGACTATGCTGGGAATTTCAAAGATGGGGAAACTAAGACCTGCTCCATCTCCAGGAACTCCAAGGCTGAAGGGCCAAGATACAGCTCCAGAGCTCACTTACTCTGAATTGTTCAGTACATCCCACCTCTAATCTTTGCTCTGGTGAAATACTTACTCCTCTACCCCCTAATTCTAAGCTACTCCAAGGCATGGGGTAGCCAGATTCCTGTAGGAAGCCAAGGCATCCTGCCTTTCACCTTCCCTGGGGTATGAAATGAACCTAGGACAAGAACCCATACTGTGGAAAAGGAAGACTTAAGTCATACGAACTGAAAGCTCCAATGCTACTAGCAGATCCATACCCAATGGAGATCTTTGCACAGAAGCAAGCAAGTCCCCTACTTATCCCAGAAAGCCCCACCCAGTGGAGCCTGTGCTCACACAGGTGAGACAGAAATGGTGACTTTCCCCAGCCTTAAGTGGGTAGTACCTTCATGGATGGCCACTGGTTCTGGCCCCCACCTCCCCTTCAGGCGCCATCCCTGATTAATGGTCTTGTCTTTCTGATTTATGAGCAGCCCCTCTAGACGAGGGTGGGCACCCCTTACAGCCCCGCCCGCCCCGCTCAGCTGGAGTAGGAGAGAATTATTAAATAAACATCCATACGTCATTCCCCCCCCACAAGCCAGTTGCACCGAACCCATACGGCCTGCTCCGGCGCTGACACAGAGCAGCTGCGGTGATTCATGGGCAGCCGGGCCCTGCGCTGCGGCCCATACATCATGCCAGCAGCACTCGCGGCCCCGGCCGAGATAAACTGATCAACCACAACGGGCTGGAATGAATTTATGACAACACAAAATGGAGGGAAACAAATGGGAGGTGACCCTGGGCCACTGACCCGGCCCTGCAATGGCCTGCAATCCACTCTCCTAGCAGGAGACAAGATGGAACACTGGACCAAGaatgaagaggctgccttttaaCCCTAGGCAACCTAGCCTCTAGCTAGAAGGAGGAGGCAGGTCCTGGGAGATAAGCAATGGTCAATGGCAACAGTTCCAGGCAGCACAGACTAGACAATGCCACCTCCTGGGGCCAGAACTGGCCTTGCCTGGGCTTTTGAAAAAGCAGTCGATCCCCAGCCGATAATATAACCTTGTGGCTAGCTGGGATTCAGGCCAGGGGCTACTTGGGTAAAGTATCAGTGGGTCCCTTCTTCCCCTGCTGGAGAACCCTGACCAAAAATTCCTACCAGAAGTATGAGACCCAATGCTCCTGCCTAAAACCCACTGTGAACACCACCCGggacaagaaaaatgaaaccaatttAGCTCCCGATTAAGAAACAGAAACTGGAGATGAATCAAGTGCGCTGGCTGGGCCGGGCAGCTATACATCACATTCCCCGGGTAGAGGCCGCCACAGCAGGCAAACAGGCAAGCAGACTGCTCCTCCCTCCGCCAAGGCTCCCAGGGCCGTAGCCCAGTGATCAATTCACAGAGTCATGCTTAGCACCAGCTGGGCTCCACTGCCGGCTGTGTGCCGGGGCAGCAGGACTGAGTTGCACTCAGGAGGCCAGAAGACCTGGCAACAGGCCTTCCTGCTAGCAAAGGGCCCCCCTCCTGACCAACACACTTACTTCTCGATGTCGCTATTCTTGCATGTCTTCTGCATGGCCTCCTGCTTACTGCTTTCACCATTGCTGGTGGATGGCATCTCTGTAGAGACAGAAGGGCAACTCACACTCTGGGCCAGACTGGGCAGCACAGGTGATGGGTCACCACTATCTAGAGATGCCTTCTTTCCCCAATTACTGTTAATCTGGGTCAGAACTTACCATCACTGGCCCATTTAGAGAACTCAGGTGTGATGCGGGTGCTGGGAGGGCCACCACTATAGAAGAGGAAGGACAAAAAACAAAGTGAGCCCTGAAGGTTGCAGAACAGACCATGAGGGTGGGGACTGAAGCAGAGGATGGAGCCCAGCTTCTGGGCTTTCTATCCCTTCATTCTACCCTCCCGTGCCTGTGCCCACACTTGCTTTAGGACTGCACCCCGGAGTGCCTCTCTCTCCTTGGCTTCACCAGGCTCCTCGCCCGTGCAGGGGATGACATCAGCCTCTGTGTATCTGGCATGGTGGTCAAGGATAATGGAACCTAGGATGCAGTAGGTCATGAGGGCTGAATTCTCAGGAGGGCTCCCCCTGGTCAAAGTTGAGACTAGCCCCAGGGGTGGTATGAGCAAGTAGCAGAGGTGCTAGTTACTTGTTTCTGTTGGCCTGCCCCACCAGCCCCACCATGCCCCATAGAACCCCAAGGATACTGTGGCTTCCCATACTCCAAAGTGTCATCCCCATCCACATCCAAGTCAGCATCACTGTCCGGGTTCTCTTTGCCGCTGCACATGACGAAGCCAGAGCCTGTGGGAAGCAGGGTGTGAGAAAGGCCGGGAACCAAGAAGACTAAGCTAAGGATGTTCTTTCTGCTACTTCTAGGTAGGGATCAAGTTTGGGGTCAGCTAAGGCCCAGATAGAAACTTGGGCCTAGGATATATAGAACAAGATACTTGGGTGTTTCCAACTCTAACATTTCAGTCTCTTCATGCCATACATCTCATCCTTTTTGGCCAGTGTGCGCTGCTCCAGGGGGTCTCTACTCATCAACTGGCCCTTTCACACACTGTTAGGTCCTTAGGAGACACCCTGCCCTAGGCTTCTACCCACCTGTCTTCTAGGTCCAGGAAGAACAGGAAAAGGGCAGAGAAATTCAGGTTCAAAAAGTCACCCCCCAATCATGACCTGGGCCTCTTGATGTCCCATTGTCCAGCCTGACAAGTCAGTCAAAGAGAATAGGCTGGCTAAGGCCAATCAGAGCCAGAGTGGGACCCCCAGCCAGCATCCTGATTTTGGTCGCCAGGTCCTTGCCAGCAAAAACACCAGGCAGCTGTTCAAATATTTGGTGTCTGAAGCGCCTGACATTAATTATTCATTTCTACCTCACGCAGCCCAGATTCCTGGACAAGTGTAGTTATATAGGGATTAGAAAGGGACAGACAAGGGAAGACAGGCATGCACACctgcttctcaaagtagtccatGAAGGCAACCAGGCTGGCTGGCAGGCCAAGAGCCAGGCAGGCTGTTGACCTCCTGAGGTTCATCCGCACAGCCACAGGAAGACTCTTGGCTCATGGGGAGGCATGAGCTACTGAGGCTACACGAGGTCAGCTCTTCTGCCAGGTAACCTCTGACTCCCAGAACCACCCTTCCTGACTACAGAGGTCAGGTACTACAGAGCTGCCTCACACCTCTGCTTCTTCTCAGTGGGTCTCAGACCACACCTCACTAGCTAGTATGGGAGCCCACCAGTGTTGATCAGCAAAGAAATCTTTAAAGGACGTGAGGAAGCAGCTCAGggtttactaggcaagcactcttacagcttgagctactctaccagtccAGAGCAATAGTCTTGTAATGGAGCTTTAAACCTCATCTATGCCTGATCCAGCTTACCATATAGTTCTGACCCTTCTTTTTCCTGCTCAAAAAGCCCTATGGCTCTCCACTACATACACAGCCAATTCCGGGCTCCTCAGGTGGATTGTGATGATCCACATGCATCTATTACTCTGTACTATTTCTGTTTTAACTTAATTCCAGAAGCCCTCATAGAGACTGCTTGCTGTACCCTAGACACATCTTGAAACCTTTGTCTATGCTATTTACTCCATCTGAGATATTCTACATCTTTCAAGCCCTAAAAAAGCACCTTTTTCGTCTCTTCTGCCCCTCCAGTCTCTGGTTTCACAAACTACCCACCCCAGAAGTAAATGGCATCAAGGAAGGTAAAGGGCCTGGATGGTGCTTAGGCCCCACCCTCCCTGACGGTCCTCATTTGCCCTCTACCCATAGGCACCACACACTTGAGGCAGCAGGCAGG
The sequence above is a segment of the Castor canadensis chromosome 7, mCasCan1.hap1v2, whole genome shotgun sequence genome. Coding sequences within it:
- the Rnf220 gene encoding E3 ubiquitin-protein ligase RNF220 isoform X4, with amino-acid sequence MPRARSGRRSRGAGGREETFLRVRANRQTRLNARIGKMKRRKQDEGQREGSCMAEDDAVDIEHENSNRFEEYEWCGQKRIRATTLLEGGFRGSGFVMCSGKENPDSDADLDVDGDDTLEYGKPQYTEADVIPCTGEEPGEAKEREALRGAVLNGGPPSTRITPEFSKWASDEMPSTSNGESSKQEAMQKTCKNSDIEKITEDSAVTTFEALKARVRELERQLSRGDRYKCLICMDSYSMPLTSIQCWHVHCEECWLRTLGAKKLCPQCNTITAPGDLRRIYL
- the Rnf220 gene encoding E3 ubiquitin-protein ligase RNF220 isoform X3, with the protein product MPRARSGRRSRGAGGREETFLRVRANRQTRLNARIGKMKRRKQDEGQVCPLCNRPLAGSEQEMSRHVEHCLSKREGSCMAEDDAVDIEHENSNRFEEYEWCGQKRIRATTLLEGGFRGSGFVMCSGKENPDSDADLDVDGDDTLEYGKPQYTEADVIPCTGEEPGEAKEREALRGAVLNGGPPSTRITPEFSKWASDEMPSTSNGESSKQEAMQKTCKNSDIEKITEDSAVTTFEALKARVRELERQLSRGDRYKCLICMDSYSMPLTSIQCWHVHCEECWLRTLGAKKLCPQCNTITAPGDLRRIYL
- the Rnf220 gene encoding E3 ubiquitin-protein ligase RNF220 isoform X5 yields the protein MKRRKQDEGQREGSCMAEDDAVDIEHENSNRFEEYEWCGQKRIRATTLLEGGFRGSGFVMCSGKENPDSDADLDVDGDDTLEYGKPQYTEADVIPCTGEEPGEAKEREALRGAVLNGGPPSTRITPEFSKWASDEMPSTSNGESSKQEAMQKTCKNSDIEKITEDSAVTTFEALKARVRELERQLSRGDRYKCLICMDSYSMPLTSIQCWHVHCEECWLRTLGAKKLCPQCNTITAPGDLRRIYL